The Peribacillus sp. FSL P2-0133 genome has a segment encoding these proteins:
- a CDS encoding iron ABC transporter permease yields the protein MIKNRDTRLTIWLLIPVVLVLVAYVLYPSLRTFIESLQKDGTISLGNYQDFFVQESKTNLEALWNSVYISLLSVLVSALIGIPLAFIFNRYDFPGRSFFSSAAILPIVLPSLVGVMAFMFLYGESGLIPNAIKDLFGLDKVPFKIGGVSGILIVHAYTMYVYFYMTVSAAINKIDPSLEEAAYNLGANKFKVFWKVTFPLLTPAIVAASLLVFMISMASFSAPFLLAGGYRVLSLQIYFSKINGDMEIAATQSVILSIVSISFLLFMRWYQNRKDYRMASKGIGAHRSEVKNPIMKWVMVVTGIIGVIILLLPHFTILLLSLVPDGTWTFQTYPTVFNVENYRLLFEDPNIFKPLRNSLLMAVIATLANLVFGVIASYVLVKRKFVGKSFVDILVMIPWALPATVIGMNLIFAFNEPSVFSFGQILVGTFWILPLAYFIRHIPLVVRSTNAVLEQLDDSIEEAARNLGAKWFYTFRKVIFPIIMPGVLSGTLLAFIESVGEFPTSVLLYTISNRPISIEIMNQLRMFNMGQAAAYGMIQITLIVIVLFISNKFFGIKAEKAL from the coding sequence ATGATTAAAAATCGTGATACGAGATTGACGATTTGGCTCCTTATACCAGTTGTATTAGTGCTCGTAGCGTATGTTCTCTACCCATCGTTGAGGACCTTTATCGAAAGTCTGCAAAAAGACGGAACGATATCCCTTGGAAATTATCAGGACTTCTTCGTGCAGGAATCGAAAACGAACCTAGAGGCGCTATGGAATTCCGTTTATATATCCTTATTGAGTGTATTGGTCAGTGCCTTGATTGGCATTCCGCTCGCATTTATTTTTAACCGTTATGATTTTCCCGGCAGAAGCTTCTTTTCATCAGCAGCGATTTTGCCGATTGTCCTTCCATCATTGGTAGGGGTCATGGCTTTTATGTTTTTATATGGAGAATCGGGATTGATCCCGAATGCCATCAAGGATCTGTTTGGTCTCGATAAAGTTCCATTTAAAATTGGCGGGGTATCGGGAATCCTTATCGTGCATGCCTATACGATGTATGTCTATTTTTATATGACCGTATCCGCTGCAATCAATAAAATAGATCCGTCCCTTGAAGAAGCTGCTTATAACTTAGGGGCAAATAAATTCAAGGTTTTTTGGAAGGTGACATTTCCATTATTGACACCTGCCATCGTTGCCGCTTCTTTGCTTGTTTTCATGATATCAATGGCTTCATTCAGTGCCCCGTTTTTATTGGCTGGCGGATACAGGGTGTTGAGCCTGCAAATTTATTTTTCGAAAATAAATGGTGATATGGAAATTGCCGCTACTCAATCCGTCATTCTATCCATCGTTTCGATTTCATTTCTATTATTCATGCGTTGGTATCAGAATAGGAAAGATTATCGAATGGCTTCGAAAGGGATTGGGGCACACAGGAGTGAAGTGAAGAACCCGATTATGAAATGGGTGATGGTCGTAACGGGCATCATTGGCGTAATTATTTTGCTTTTACCGCACTTTACGATTCTTTTGCTTTCACTTGTGCCGGATGGAACCTGGACATTTCAAACGTATCCAACAGTATTTAATGTGGAAAATTACAGGCTTTTGTTTGAAGATCCTAATATCTTCAAACCGTTACGAAATAGTTTACTGATGGCGGTTATTGCAACGTTGGCAAATCTGGTGTTTGGGGTCATAGCGTCCTATGTGCTTGTCAAACGGAAATTCGTCGGGAAAAGCTTTGTCGATATTCTAGTCATGATTCCTTGGGCGTTGCCTGCAACGGTCATAGGGATGAACTTGATATTCGCATTCAATGAACCTAGCGTTTTTTCCTTTGGTCAAATATTGGTAGGAACATTTTGGATTTTGCCTCTTGCCTATTTCATCAGACATATACCACTCGTTGTCCGCTCGACTAACGCCGTTCTGGAGCAGCTCGATGATTCGATTGAAGAAGCAGCCAGAAACTTGGGGGCAAAGTGGTTTTATACCTTCAGAAAGGTCATATTTCCGATTATTATGCCTGGCGTTTTATCAGGGACATTATTGGCATTTATCGAATCTGTGGGGGAATTCCCGACCTCGGTCCTGTTGTACACGATTTCAAACAGACCCATATCCATTGAAATCATGAATCAGCTTCGAATGTTCAATATGGGGCAGGCAGCTGCCTATGGGATGATTCAAATCACACTGATTGTAATCGTTCTCTTTATTTCGAACAAGTTTTTTGGAATCAAAGCGGAAAAAGCTTTATGA
- a CDS encoding NEW3 domain-containing protein, with amino-acid sequence MKKALLSLLSLLLVLALLPLGGSAAIPEEANVELWNAVKPLETTVTFLNSGAHPDDERSDFLAYLSRGLGVKTSSLIANRGEGGQNEIGDELDNALGIIRSREMIEAAKITGVKAYHLSETTSDPIYDFGFSKTPEETLEKWGEELTYERLIRFIRTYQPDILMPSFQNDDTQHGHHRTMTILSERAFKDAADPTVFPKQLKQGLSVWQVKKLYLPVSSADQATTSIEIGKYDPIYGMTYPQLGEQSRYLHKSQGMGSDIPAAPRQVHLDLKQSAVDTKNKSDLFAGVPYNFAEWAEKLPHSSSKLKAEFKYLQRNLDAVIAAYPNEKRVFSTSQNALSKVRSITAQVKKAKLSPAIKNDLLHKLSLKEEQLQNASYVSSGLDVQAKAASNILTKGQSTNVTVTVKNNGKQTLKKVTATLNVPKGWQTKTKSKDVNLAPNKSATITYKVEVPKDAAYYHAYDESTITTSISYKYGSTKTAIKEEVGGTIAVLPDVGLTLSPEDIVVNTADVKEEVPVTVTLKNYTEGKASAKVALKVPENWGVQPKNTTVSFNEKSEEKQVKFTLRPPKTIQNGEYHVKAAATVNGKTFDSTIQEISYDHIGTFYYQYPAAINTVAFELLKPASLKVGYIESGFDKVADYLSNAGLNITKLTAADLAEGDLSQYDTIVTGIRAYLSREDLKANNARLLEYVENGGHLVVQYHKPGDGWDALKTAPYPLTLGNPSIRWRVTDENAKVNVSKPESALFNYPNKITSDDWSNWVQERGLYFPMEWDERFETFISMADPNEEPFDGGILMAKYGNGTYLYTNLVLYRQIQGQVPGGYRIMTNLISYGAK; translated from the coding sequence ATGAAAAAAGCTTTGTTATCGTTGCTTTCCCTTTTGTTGGTCCTTGCATTATTGCCGCTTGGAGGTAGCGCTGCAATTCCTGAGGAAGCTAACGTTGAGTTATGGAATGCGGTCAAGCCGCTCGAGACGACCGTGACATTCTTGAACAGCGGTGCCCATCCGGATGATGAACGCAGTGACTTTCTCGCTTATCTCTCGAGAGGGTTAGGGGTTAAGACATCCAGCCTGATTGCAAACCGTGGTGAAGGAGGACAAAATGAAATTGGGGATGAACTGGACAATGCCCTTGGAATCATCCGTTCGAGGGAAATGATAGAAGCTGCAAAAATCACCGGGGTTAAGGCCTATCATCTAAGTGAAACAACCAGTGATCCCATTTATGATTTCGGCTTCTCGAAAACACCAGAGGAAACATTGGAAAAATGGGGCGAGGAACTCACCTATGAACGCCTTATCCGCTTTATTCGAACGTATCAGCCGGATATATTGATGCCATCCTTTCAAAATGATGATACCCAGCATGGACATCATCGAACAATGACAATCTTAAGTGAACGTGCTTTTAAGGATGCCGCAGATCCAACTGTTTTCCCGAAACAATTGAAACAAGGTCTATCGGTATGGCAAGTGAAAAAATTATATTTACCTGTTTCCTCCGCAGATCAAGCAACCACTTCCATTGAAATCGGTAAATATGATCCAATATACGGCATGACTTACCCTCAGCTTGGAGAACAATCCCGCTATCTGCATAAAAGCCAAGGCATGGGTTCCGATATCCCTGCAGCACCTCGCCAGGTCCATCTGGATTTAAAGCAAAGTGCCGTTGATACAAAAAACAAGTCGGATCTTTTTGCAGGTGTACCTTATAATTTCGCTGAATGGGCTGAAAAACTCCCTCACTCGTCTTCAAAATTAAAGGCAGAATTTAAATACCTGCAAAGGAATTTGGACGCCGTTATTGCGGCTTATCCCAATGAAAAACGTGTTTTTTCAACATCCCAAAATGCTCTTTCCAAAGTTCGTTCAATTACTGCGCAAGTCAAAAAGGCAAAGCTAAGCCCTGCCATTAAGAACGACTTGCTCCATAAACTCTCATTAAAAGAAGAGCAATTACAAAACGCCAGTTATGTCTCTTCAGGACTGGATGTTCAAGCTAAAGCAGCCTCAAACATTCTTACGAAAGGGCAAAGTACAAATGTAACCGTAACGGTTAAGAATAATGGGAAACAAACATTGAAAAAAGTCACTGCTACATTGAACGTGCCTAAAGGATGGCAGACTAAAACAAAATCTAAAGATGTCAATCTGGCACCTAATAAATCAGCAACGATCACCTACAAGGTTGAAGTCCCTAAAGATGCCGCCTATTACCATGCCTATGATGAATCAACCATTACAACGAGCATTTCTTATAAATACGGCAGCACAAAAACAGCAATCAAGGAAGAAGTGGGCGGAACGATCGCTGTCCTTCCCGACGTTGGCCTTACCCTATCACCTGAAGATATCGTCGTAAATACAGCTGATGTAAAAGAAGAAGTCCCAGTGACCGTAACCTTGAAAAACTATACAGAAGGAAAAGCATCAGCAAAGGTCGCTTTAAAAGTCCCTGAAAACTGGGGGGTTCAACCAAAAAATACCACTGTATCGTTTAATGAAAAATCAGAAGAAAAACAAGTGAAGTTCACCCTCAGACCGCCGAAGACAATTCAAAATGGTGAATATCATGTTAAGGCTGCTGCTACTGTCAATGGGAAAACCTTTGATTCGACCATTCAGGAAATTTCCTATGACCATATCGGAACATTCTATTACCAATACCCAGCAGCTATCAACACCGTTGCATTTGAGCTTTTGAAGCCAGCTTCATTAAAAGTGGGGTACATTGAAAGCGGATTCGATAAAGTGGCAGATTATTTGAGCAATGCAGGCCTGAACATTACGAAGTTAACTGCAGCCGATTTAGCTGAAGGTGATTTAAGTCAATATGACACGATCGTTACAGGCATCCGTGCTTATCTATCAAGGGAAGATTTAAAGGCAAATAACGCGCGCTTACTTGAATATGTGGAAAACGGCGGTCATCTTGTCGTTCAATACCATAAACCGGGTGATGGATGGGATGCCCTGAAGACAGCTCCATATCCCCTTACCCTCGGGAATCCTTCCATCCGCTGGCGGGTAACCGATGAAAACGCCAAGGTAAACGTCTCGAAACCAGAATCGGCTCTCTTTAACTATCCAAATAAAATAACAAGTGATGACTGGAGCAATTGGGTCCAAGAAAGAGGATTGTATTTCCCAATGGAATGGGATGAACGGTTTGAAACATTCATTTCCATGGCCGATCCAAATGAAGAACCATTTGATGGTGGAATCCTTATGGCTAAATACGGTAATGGCACCTACCTCTACACAAACCTTGTCCTATACAGGCAAATTCAAGGCCAGGTTCCAGGCGGATATCGAATCATGACGAACTTGATTAGTTACGGTGCAAAGTAA
- a CDS encoding DUF3311 domain-containing protein produces MKIIYILTLVPFIGILGFLPFVNKIEPYVLGMPFNMFWMAMWVVLTSAILGIMYKLDPRNREGDQK; encoded by the coding sequence ATGAAGATTATATATATCCTTACTCTAGTTCCTTTTATAGGCATACTAGGATTTCTACCTTTTGTTAATAAAATAGAACCATACGTATTAGGGATGCCTTTCAATATGTTCTGGATGGCTATGTGGGTTGTCCTTACCTCTGCCATATTGGGCATCATGTATAAGCTGGATCCCAGGAATCGGGAAGGTGACCAGAAATGA
- a CDS encoding ABC transporter ATP-binding protein produces the protein MASIKIENVQKAFGKTIAVDHLNLEIKEGEFFTFLGPSGCGKTTTLRMIAGFYYPTKGVVRFGDKDMTRVPPEKRNTGMVFQNYALFPHMTVFENVAFGLRVRKVSSADLKRRVLDALQKVRLESYSNRQVSQLSGGQQQRVALARALVIEPEILLLDEPLSNLDAKLRDEMRVEILRLQRDYKITTIYVTHDQAEALSMSDRIAVFNYGVCHQVGTPAEIYNQPANDFVASFIGEINLLPVQVEKVQQENIVVALKNSEQPIKLNVENQAREGISILQTDDDLAVSIRPEAIRILDVAEVGMNIFKGKINSVQFFGSVVNVMVDVQDVLLRVDVFNTQDFGYFHQGKEVYVQLPEKQLRLIPIISGEAP, from the coding sequence ATGGCGTCAATAAAAATAGAGAATGTCCAAAAAGCCTTCGGGAAAACGATAGCTGTCGACCATTTAAATCTGGAAATCAAAGAAGGGGAGTTTTTTACCTTTCTTGGTCCAAGTGGCTGTGGTAAAACGACAACGCTTCGGATGATTGCCGGTTTTTATTATCCGACAAAAGGTGTCGTCCGATTTGGCGACAAAGATATGACGCGTGTACCTCCGGAGAAAAGAAATACTGGCATGGTTTTTCAAAACTATGCCCTCTTTCCCCACATGACTGTTTTTGAAAATGTAGCGTTTGGCTTGCGTGTGAGAAAAGTTTCTTCTGCTGACTTAAAGAGGAGAGTGCTGGATGCTCTCCAAAAGGTCAGGCTGGAGAGCTATTCGAATCGTCAAGTGAGCCAGTTAAGCGGAGGACAGCAGCAGCGGGTGGCCCTTGCGAGAGCACTGGTCATCGAACCGGAAATATTACTGCTGGATGAGCCATTAAGTAATCTGGATGCCAAGCTTCGTGATGAAATGAGGGTGGAAATCCTAAGGCTGCAGCGTGATTATAAGATTACCACCATTTATGTCACACATGATCAGGCTGAGGCATTATCGATGAGTGATCGGATCGCTGTGTTCAATTATGGTGTATGTCACCAGGTCGGGACGCCGGCAGAAATTTATAATCAGCCGGCCAATGATTTTGTGGCGAGTTTTATAGGCGAGATTAATCTATTGCCCGTTCAAGTCGAAAAAGTTCAACAAGAGAATATAGTGGTTGCTCTTAAAAATAGTGAACAACCGATTAAATTGAATGTAGAAAATCAAGCTAGAGAAGGAATTTCAATCTTACAGACTGATGATGACCTTGCTGTTTCGATTCGTCCTGAAGCAATCAGAATTCTGGATGTAGCCGAAGTAGGAATGAATATCTTTAAAGGTAAAATAAATTCCGTCCAATTCTTTGGATCTGTTGTGAATGTCATGGTGGATGTTCAAGACGTGTTACTAAGGGTCGACGTTTTCAACACTCAGGATTTTGGATACTTTCATCAAGGAAAGGAAGTGTATGTCCAGCTTCCTGAGAAACAGCTGCGTCTTATCCCTATCATAAGCGGTGAAGCTCCATGA
- a CDS encoding sodium:solute symporter → MNIALLIILAFLLLSIFLGIRSSKGKDMNLEQWTVGGRGFGAIFVFLLMAGEIYTTFSFLGGSGWAYGKGAPALYVLIYITLSYVLSYWLLPEIWKYAKENKLMSQSDFFVSKYKSPSLGILAALVGVVSMIPVIVVQLKGLGIIVSEASYGAISMSEAVWMGAISLTIYVMISGIHGSVWIAVIKDIMMVAIIGFLGIYLPIHYFGGFQPMFEAIDAAKPGFLKFPDQGLSVSWFISTVILLVFGFYMWPQVFSAVYSARSGKVFRKNAIISPLYTLMLLFVFFVGFTAILKVPGLVGADADLSLLRLSIETFDPWFIGIIGGAGLLTALVPGSMLLMSVATLLAKNVYKEFAPAVSDRHVVRLAKFLVPVIALIAVYFTLNGGETMSALILMGYSLITQLFPSLLFSLKKNNPINKYGAIAGIITGLFIVICITLSSSTIGTLFPSLPQAAKDLNVGIIALAVNFIVMITVSLAFRKHAVQLEPKSVNDI, encoded by the coding sequence ATGAATATTGCTCTCTTAATCATTTTAGCATTTTTACTTCTATCGATATTTTTAGGGATACGCTCTTCAAAAGGAAAAGATATGAACTTGGAACAATGGACGGTGGGCGGACGTGGTTTTGGTGCGATTTTCGTCTTTCTGCTGATGGCCGGGGAAATCTATACGACCTTCTCCTTCCTTGGCGGCAGCGGCTGGGCATATGGCAAGGGCGCACCCGCTCTATATGTTCTAATTTACATTACTCTGTCTTACGTATTATCCTATTGGCTCCTTCCGGAAATATGGAAATATGCCAAAGAAAATAAACTGATGTCTCAATCCGATTTCTTTGTGAGCAAATATAAGAGTCCCAGTTTAGGAATTTTGGCTGCACTTGTCGGTGTGGTGTCGATGATTCCAGTGATCGTCGTGCAGCTGAAAGGATTGGGAATCATTGTCTCAGAGGCATCTTATGGTGCCATCTCAATGTCCGAGGCAGTTTGGATGGGGGCGATCAGCCTAACCATTTATGTGATGATCTCCGGTATACACGGTTCTGTTTGGATAGCGGTCATTAAAGATATCATGATGGTCGCCATAATAGGATTTTTGGGGATTTATCTGCCGATCCATTACTTTGGCGGATTTCAGCCGATGTTTGAAGCGATTGATGCGGCCAAACCTGGTTTTCTAAAGTTCCCTGACCAGGGACTTAGCGTATCATGGTTTATCTCCACGGTAATATTGCTCGTATTCGGTTTCTATATGTGGCCACAAGTTTTCAGCGCTGTCTATTCAGCACGCAGCGGCAAGGTATTTCGAAAAAATGCCATCATCAGCCCTTTATATACACTCATGCTGTTATTCGTCTTTTTCGTTGGGTTTACAGCTATATTGAAAGTGCCCGGACTTGTTGGGGCAGATGCAGACCTCTCATTGCTGCGCCTTTCGATCGAGACATTTGATCCATGGTTTATAGGCATAATCGGCGGAGCTGGATTGTTGACCGCATTGGTGCCGGGATCCATGCTTTTGATGAGCGTCGCTACACTGCTCGCGAAAAACGTCTATAAGGAATTTGCACCTGCAGTGTCCGATCGCCACGTTGTACGATTGGCAAAGTTTCTTGTTCCAGTCATTGCCCTTATAGCCGTCTACTTCACCTTAAACGGCGGCGAAACGATGTCAGCATTAATTCTAATGGGATACAGTCTCATTACACAGCTATTCCCGTCCCTGCTCTTTAGTCTGAAGAAGAATAATCCCATCAATAAATATGGCGCAATCGCCGGCATCATCACCGGATTATTCATCGTAATCTGCATTACACTCAGTTCTTCAACTATAGGAACCTTGTTTCCGTCCTTGCCGCAAGCCGCGAAAGATTTGAATGTGGGAATCATCGCCTTGGCGGTCAATTTCATTGTGATGATCACGGTAAGTCTTGCTTTCAGAAAGCACGCGGTTCAGTTGGAACCTAAATCCGTTAACGATATTTGA
- a CDS encoding ROK family transcriptional regulator produces the protein MSFKRPPSHQKYVNKKRIIQCIQECSPISRAEIAVKLQLSKPTVSLAVDELIQEKWVFEKGIGESSSQGGRRPIQLFFNEKAAYIIGVDIGGTKVKIILSDLSGNILADTSFSTNIYLQSGLLKQMAIETERLIAKNQIAKGRILGMGVGIPGITQTASGLVIEAPSLGWVQYPFIAEAKRYFDFPIFLDNDVNAAALGEQWLGNAQNKRNLLFIAVGTGIGSGIILNNQLYRGASSAAGEMGYMVTDKEDMKREFKPVFHRYGYLESVAGGKSIGSHFTREVLKDPQHSLFERAKSSELSGEDAFLSAKKGDAAAMAVINEAIEHLACGIVNAASLLNPEVIILGGGVLNSSEYILPRIREIVDRYLPSLVEMKTSQLGENAGVLGAVSLFLREHDGILNFRDEGEY, from the coding sequence ATGAGTTTTAAAAGACCACCCAGTCATCAAAAATATGTCAATAAAAAAAGAATCATTCAATGCATCCAGGAATGTTCGCCCATTTCAAGAGCTGAAATCGCCGTTAAGCTTCAGCTAAGTAAACCAACTGTTTCTCTGGCTGTGGATGAACTTATACAGGAGAAATGGGTATTTGAGAAAGGAATAGGAGAATCCTCCTCTCAAGGCGGGAGAAGGCCTATCCAGCTATTTTTTAATGAAAAGGCTGCCTATATCATCGGGGTCGATATAGGCGGGACGAAAGTGAAAATCATTTTAAGTGATTTAAGCGGCAACATCCTTGCCGACACTAGTTTTTCAACTAACATCTATTTACAATCAGGGCTTCTTAAACAAATGGCGATTGAAACGGAACGGTTAATTGCAAAGAATCAGATTGCGAAAGGCAGGATATTGGGGATGGGAGTCGGGATCCCTGGTATAACGCAAACGGCAAGCGGATTGGTAATAGAGGCACCGAGTTTAGGCTGGGTACAATATCCGTTCATAGCCGAAGCGAAACGGTATTTTGATTTCCCCATTTTTCTAGACAATGATGTAAACGCGGCTGCGCTAGGTGAACAGTGGCTGGGCAATGCCCAAAATAAGCGGAATTTGCTGTTCATTGCGGTTGGCACGGGGATAGGAAGCGGCATCATCTTGAATAACCAGTTATACAGAGGGGCTTCCAGTGCAGCTGGGGAAATGGGTTATATGGTAACGGACAAAGAGGATATGAAGCGTGAATTCAAGCCGGTTTTCCATAGATACGGCTATTTGGAAAGTGTCGCAGGAGGAAAGTCGATTGGCAGTCATTTTACAAGGGAGGTTCTCAAGGATCCTCAGCATTCTTTATTCGAACGGGCCAAATCTTCCGAACTATCGGGGGAGGATGCTTTTTTGTCAGCAAAAAAAGGAGACGCGGCAGCTATGGCCGTCATAAATGAAGCCATCGAGCATTTGGCCTGCGGCATTGTCAATGCGGCCAGTTTACTAAATCCAGAGGTGATTATTTTAGGAGGTGGTGTTTTAAATTCATCTGAATACATTTTACCTAGAATTCGGGAGATCGTTGATCGATATCTTCCTAGTTTAGTAGAAATGAAAACTTCACAACTGGGAGAAAACGCAGGAGTACTTGGAGCGGTTTCCCTTTTCTTAAGGGAACATGATGGCATTTTGAATTTTCGTGATGAGGGGGAGTATTAA
- a CDS encoding extracellular solute-binding protein has product MKNRKKSLVSVMALSAALLISGCNGGETKTNSDAGGAKGKKGELEDKIVVYSPHGKDILSKFEKQFEDEYGIDVEWLDMGSQEILDRVRSEKSNPQADVWWGAPSTNFNQAKSDGLLAAYKPSYSDSLDEGFHDPEWYWTGTSQTPEVIMYNSKKLSKDEVPKDWDELLDPKWKDEIIIRYPLASGTMRTIFSAMIYRTYKDTDDPKEGYDWLKKLDQNTKEYSANPEMMYNKVAKGEGSLSVWAMPDVVMLKENKNYPFEFVIPESGTPVLTEGIAIVEGAKHPKAAEAFYEFVNSPEAAKTLAEEFYRIPTRNDVKDLPEWITETEIKAMEIDWNAFEEKGDEWMKYWDENIKSGDKEIKE; this is encoded by the coding sequence ATGAAAAATAGGAAAAAGTCGCTTGTTTCAGTAATGGCCTTATCGGCAGCACTATTGATTTCGGGGTGTAACGGTGGCGAGACGAAAACGAATTCGGATGCTGGCGGTGCCAAGGGAAAAAAGGGTGAGCTGGAAGATAAGATCGTTGTTTATTCACCGCATGGCAAAGATATTTTATCAAAATTCGAAAAACAGTTCGAAGATGAGTATGGTATTGATGTTGAGTGGCTTGATATGGGGTCTCAGGAAATCCTTGACCGCGTTCGATCAGAGAAAAGTAATCCACAGGCAGACGTTTGGTGGGGGGCACCTTCCACGAACTTCAATCAAGCAAAGAGTGATGGGCTGCTGGCTGCTTATAAGCCTAGCTATTCCGATAGTCTCGATGAAGGATTCCACGATCCGGAATGGTATTGGACGGGAACGAGCCAGACACCGGAAGTCATCATGTATAACAGCAAAAAACTATCAAAAGACGAGGTACCGAAAGATTGGGATGAGCTGCTTGATCCGAAGTGGAAAGACGAAATCATCATTCGCTATCCGTTAGCCTCCGGAACGATGAGGACAATTTTTTCTGCGATGATTTATCGTACGTATAAGGATACAGATGACCCAAAAGAAGGGTATGACTGGTTAAAGAAGCTCGACCAAAACACAAAGGAATATTCAGCAAACCCGGAAATGATGTATAACAAGGTGGCCAAAGGAGAGGGTTCACTTTCCGTTTGGGCAATGCCGGATGTTGTCATGCTTAAGGAAAATAAAAATTATCCATTTGAGTTCGTCATTCCAGAAAGCGGAACACCAGTATTGACAGAAGGTATCGCCATCGTTGAAGGTGCCAAGCATCCAAAAGCGGCAGAAGCCTTTTATGAGTTTGTGAATTCACCGGAAGCCGCAAAAACTTTGGCAGAAGAATTTTACAGGATTCCGACCAGAAATGATGTGAAGGATTTACCTGAATGGATCACGGAAACAGAAATTAAAGCGATGGAAATTGATTGGAATGCATTCGAGGAAAAAGGTGACGAGTGGATGAAATATTGGGACGAAAATATTAAAAGTGGAGATAAAGAAATTAAAGAATAA
- the argH gene encoding argininosuccinate lyase — protein MSRLEEFIKNEGSVFPGKTYAEELLMPVFNDQRDYLFHAMFDIHRAHVIMLSEQKIIKEEEAKTMLDGIRKVAQTDLKQLTYQPQFEDLFFMMEAKIGEEIGHELAGKIHIGRSRNDMGVAMYRLVLRGHLLQLIGYANHLSEAFLVQAEKHTETYITGYTHTQPAQPTTIGHYFLAIYDVLQRDIGRLWAAYETVNQSPLGAAALTTTGFPISRNRTAELLGFDSVIENSYDSIGGADYLLETATAIMTCMVNAGRWIQDFLQHVTREFGTFHVADPYVQVSSIMPQKRNPVSIEHSRSIASSAYGDALAAMNMIHNTPFGDIVDTEDDLQPHLYRAFSNAGRVMKLMYAVISTLKVNEEHTKKMAAKSSITVTELADTLSRDYEISFRKAHSIASHIAKRSIGEGKELYDWDTQDINKIINEFVAVNLTEDEWKKIISPEYFVEIRSIQGGPSPKEVTRMIVNRKQKLEQQLHEYKGIVKAMNDDRKALVDY, from the coding sequence ATGAGCAGGCTTGAAGAATTTATCAAAAATGAAGGTAGTGTCTTTCCCGGAAAAACATATGCAGAAGAGCTTCTGATGCCTGTTTTTAATGATCAAAGAGATTACTTATTTCATGCAATGTTCGATATTCATCGGGCGCATGTCATCATGCTTTCGGAACAAAAGATCATTAAAGAAGAAGAGGCGAAAACCATGCTTGATGGGATTCGGAAAGTGGCCCAAACAGATCTCAAGCAGTTGACCTATCAGCCCCAATTCGAAGACTTATTTTTCATGATGGAGGCAAAGATAGGTGAGGAAATCGGTCATGAACTTGCAGGAAAGATTCATATCGGCCGCAGTCGTAATGATATGGGAGTCGCGATGTACCGGCTTGTTTTGAGAGGCCATCTGCTCCAATTGATTGGCTACGCAAACCATTTGAGTGAGGCATTTCTGGTGCAGGCTGAAAAACATACAGAAACTTATATAACTGGTTACACGCATACCCAACCGGCTCAGCCGACTACGATAGGACATTACTTTTTAGCCATTTATGATGTGCTTCAAAGGGATATTGGCCGGTTATGGGCAGCCTATGAAACGGTTAACCAATCGCCTTTGGGCGCTGCCGCGTTAACGACCACCGGTTTTCCGATCAGCCGCAACCGTACTGCTGAACTGCTTGGGTTTGATTCGGTGATCGAGAATTCCTATGACTCGATAGGCGGGGCGGATTATTTATTGGAAACCGCAACTGCCATCATGACGTGCATGGTCAATGCAGGAAGATGGATTCAAGATTTCCTGCAGCATGTGACAAGGGAGTTTGGTACATTTCATGTGGCCGATCCTTATGTTCAAGTGAGCAGCATCATGCCGCAAAAAAGAAATCCAGTTTCCATTGAACATTCCCGTTCGATTGCAAGCAGTGCGTATGGTGATGCACTCGCTGCAATGAATATGATCCACAATACGCCATTTGGTGATATCGTCGATACGGAAGATGATTTACAGCCGCATTTATATCGGGCTTTTTCGAATGCAGGACGTGTCATGAAACTAATGTATGCCGTCATATCGACTTTGAAAGTAAATGAAGAACATACAAAGAAAATGGCCGCAAAATCCAGTATAACGGTTACTGAATTAGCGGATACCCTATCAAGAGATTACGAGATATCATTTAGAAAAGCTCATTCCATAGCGAGTCATATTGCAAAACGGTCGATTGGTGAAGGGAAGGAGCTTTATGATTGGGACACGCAAGACATCAACAAGATCATCAATGAATTCGTTGCAGTGAATTTAACTGAAGACGAATGGAAAAAGATCATCTCTCCCGAATACTTTGTGGAAATTAGAAGCATTCAAGGCGGGCCCAGCCCGAAAGAAGTTACGAGGATGATCGTAAATAGAAAACAAAAACTGGAGCAACAGTTGCACGAATATAAGGGTATCGTTAAAGCAATGAATGATGACAGGAAGGCTTTAGTGGATTACTGA